A window of Diospyros lotus cultivar Yz01 chromosome 14, ASM1463336v1, whole genome shotgun sequence contains these coding sequences:
- the LOC127790792 gene encoding uncharacterized protein LOC127790792 — translation MPQVDLETLVAACAGGGADNKIACETLADGGDEKPPAKEEEEEEREPDLPPESFWLSKDAEFDWFDRNAFYERKESTKGNTNANSNPTSNSASQRFSNNLKSKAAMIGLPKTQKTSYVDTTKRRNCKPPNIRLFPKRPESVGKSVSMAEPSSPKVSCMGRVRSKRGRRKSSESAACAAKAENQSRTGRRVRRVGIIGRFVAIFRSDRSSKPVAKTDEPVPVESPPRKSSAVRNLDSPRSADQEPPGLGGMTRFASGRRSRVSWGTEDLEQRLEDNVSKFYSSDSESGPDGRR, via the coding sequence ATGCCGCAAGTTGATCTTGAAACGTTGGTTGCAGCTTGCGCAGGGGGCGGCGCCGATAACAAGATAGCCTGCGAGACGCTGGCGGACGGAGGCGATGAGAAGCCGCCGgcgaaggaggaggaggaggaggagagggaGCCGGATCTGCCGCCGGAATCGTTCTGGCTGTCCAAGGACGCCGAGTTCGATTGGTTCGATCGCAACGCCTTCTACGAGCGCAAGGAGTCGACCAAGGGGAACACGAACGCCAACTCCAATCCGACTTCCAACTCCGCCTCGCAAAGGTTCTCCAACAACTTGAAGTCCAAAGCGGCGATGATCGGATTGCCGAAGACGCAGAAGACGAGTTACGTTGACACCACCAAGCGGAGGAACTGCAAGCCGCCGAACATCCGGCTGTTCCCTAAGCGGCCGGAGTCGGTCGGGAAATCGGTTTCGATGGCGGAGCCGTCGTCGCCGAAGGTGTCGTGTATGGGGAGGGTTAGGTCAAAACGAGGCCGCCGAAAATCGTCCGAATCGGCAGCCTGTGCGGCCAAGGCGGAAAATCAGTCGAGAACCGGCCGCCGGGTCCGGCGTGTAGGGATCATCGGCCGTTTCGTGGCTATCTTCCGGTCTGATCGGAGTTCAAAACCAGTAGCTAAAACCGACGAACCGGTGCCAGTCGAATCACCGCCGAGGAAGAGCTCGGCGGTCAGAAACCTGGATTCTCCGAGAAGCGCTGATCAGGAGCCTCCCGGTTTGGGAGGAATGACGCGGTTCGCATCGGGCCGTAGATCGAGGGTCTCGTGGGGAACGGAAGACTTGGAGCAGAGGCTGGAGGATAACGTGTCGAAGTTTTAC
- the LOC127789825 gene encoding uncharacterized protein At3g28850-like: MGCASSKLFRKDLRREIVPGAGRSSDHVVSLTSSTYGVLKLDEEQPQPLEEPRREDPPEVINAWELMEGLEEEIPVCFESKKSPKARVFLRDLDARSPLKFFNQMVSPKKVKRFGGKENNCTPKQAPNSWKTPPSLRRFSKGSETVLKCKNSRTDSCGLVKRRSLGRLFDPDLVASFEKEISEEEEEQIKKMVSETPKNRNRRNSRDCESILEVFDKNCPPGGENAAVIYTTTLRGIRKTFEDCNRVRSIVESHCIRVLERDVSMDSGFKEELRGLMGTKEVKVPALFVKGRLIGGGADEVVRLEEEGKLGILFDGIPRAAAGCDGCAGFRFVMCMECSGSCKVLDSRDGKKTVRCGECNENGLIQCPICC; encoded by the coding sequence ATGGGCTGTGCTTCTTCCAAACTCTTCCGGAAAGATCTCCGGCGAGAGATTGTCCCCGGTGCCGGCCGTTCCTCCGACCATGTGGTTTCCCTCACTTCCAGCACTTACGGCGTTCTCAAGCTTGACGAAGAACAGCCGCAGCCGCTGGAGGAGCCGCGCCGGGAGGATCCGCCTGAAGTGATCAACGCTTGGGAACTGATGGAAGGTCTAGAAGAGGAAATACCCGTATGTTTTGAATCCAAGAAAAGCCCGAAAGCTCGAGTTTTTCTTCGTGATTTGGACGCCAGAAGCCCGTTGAAGTTCTTCAACCAGATGGTTTCGCCGAAGAAGGTGAAGAGATTTGGAGGGAAAGAGAACAATTGCACCCCGAAGCAAGCTCCGAATTCATGGAAGACGCCGCCAAGTTTGAGAAGATTTAGCAAAGGGTCCGAAACGGTTCTGAAATGCAAGAATTCTAGGACTGATTCATGTGGTTTGGTGAAGAGGAGGAGTTTGGGCCGCCTGTTTGATCCAGATCTCGTGGCATCTTTCGAAAAGGAGAtttctgaagaagaagaagaacagatcAAGAAAATGGTTTCTGAAACGCCCAAGAACAGGAATAGAAGGAATTCGAGGGATTGTGAGTCCATTCTGGAAGTGTTCGACAAAAACTGCCCGCCGGGTGGTGAGAATGCTGCGGTCATATACACAACGACGCTGAGAGGAATCAGGAAGACTTTTGAGGACTGCAACAGGGTCCGGTCCATCGTCGAATCGCACTGCATTCGGGTGCTTGAGCGCGACGTGTCGATGGACTCGGGGTTCAAGGAGGAGCTGAGGGGACTAATGGGGACAAAGGAAGTGAAAGTGCCGGCCTTGTTTGTGAAGGGGAGGCTAATTGGGGGGGGAGCTGATGAGGTGGTGAGGTTGGAGGAGGAGGGCAAATTGGGTATTTTGTTCGACGGGATTCCGAGGGCGGCTGCCGGCTGCGACGGCTGCGCCGGGTTCCGGTTTGTGATGTGTATGGAATGCAGTGGGAGCTGCAAGGTGTTGGATAGTAGGGATGGGAAGAAGACGGTGAGGTGTGGAGAGTGCAATGAGAATGGATTGATTCAGTGCCCTatttgttgctaa
- the LOC127789824 gene encoding heterogeneous nuclear ribonucleoprotein Q, producing MPRTRASSAATKSDEPEKPVESEERVDLDEDNDLEETVEEEVEYEEVEEEEEEVEEVEEEEEVEEVEEEEEEEEEEEADAADGADALKGSGGDVNMKPAEEFEEKHAELLARPPHGSEVYLGGIPQDASEEDLRSFCASVGEVTEVRIMKGKDSSENKGYAFVTFRTKELATKAIKELNNTELKGKKVKCSTSQAKNKLFIGNVPRNWGEEDMKKVVAGIGPGVTTVELLKDPTNSSRNRGFAFIEYYNHACAEYSRQNMSKPEFKLDDNAPTVSWADPKNAESSSASQVKAVYVKNLPKNITQDRLKELFEHHGKITKVVLPPAKAGQEKSRFGFVHFAERSSAMKALKNTEKYEIDGQVLECSLAKPQADQKSSGGPSSQKSALLPSFPPRLGYGLVGGAYGSVGSVGTGYGGSGFAQPLIYGRGPTPTGMAMMPMLLPDGRIGYVLQQPGGQPNTPPQPQRGGKSGGGGGSSGGRRGNDNGRGRSRYNPY from the exons ATGCCGAGGACAAGAGCAAGTTCTGCTGCAACTAAGTCAGATGAACCTGAAAAGCCTGTTGAGTCAGAGGAGAGGGTAGATCTTGATGAAGACAATGATCTTGAGGAGACAGTAGAGGAGGAGGTTGAGTatgaagaagtagaagaagaagaagaggaagttgaagaggtagaagaagaggaagaggttgaagaggtagaggaagaggaagaggaagaagaggaggaagaggctGATGCAGCAGATGGGGCCGATGCATTAAAAGGCTCTGGTGGTGATGTGAACATGAAACCTGCTgaggaatttgaagaaaagcATGCTGAGCTTCTTGCACGGCCTCCTCATGGGTCAGAGGTGTACTTGGGTGGCATTCCGCAAGATGCTTCTGAGGAGGATCTGAGGAGCTTTTGTGCGTCTGTTGGTGAAGTCACAGAG GTTCGGATAATGAAGGGAAAGGACTCAAGTGAGAACAAGGGTTATGCCTTTGTCACCTTTAGAACAAAAGAATTGGCTACTAAAGCCATTAAGGAGCTTAATAATACCGAATTGAAG GGGAAAAAGGTCAAGTGCTCTACATCTCAAGCAAAGAATAAATTGTTCATTGGTAATGTTCCGAGAAACTGGGGGGAGGAAGATATGAAGAAGGTTGTAGCTGGGATAGGACCTGGAGTTACTACAGTCGAACTGCTGAAG GACCCAACAAACTCCAGCCGCAACCGTGGATTTGCATTCATCGAGTATTATAACCATGCTTGTGCAGAATATTCAAGACAAAATATGTCAAAACCTGAATTTAAGCTTGATGATAATGCTCCAACTGTAAGTTGGGCGGACCCCAAAAATGCAGAGTCTTCATCTGCTTCACAG GTTAAAGCAGTTTATGTGAAGAATTTGCCTAAGAACATTACCCAAGATCGACTAAAAGAGCTGTTTGAACATCATGGGAAGATCACAAAAGTTGTTCTCCCTCCTGCTAAAGCAGGGCAAGAGAAGAGCAGATTTGGTTTTGTTCACTTTGCTGAAAGGTCAAGCGCCATGAAGGCTCTAAAAAACACCGAGAAATATGAGATAGATG GTCAAGTTCTGGAGTGCTCTCTTGCAAAACCACAGGCCGATCAAAAATCTTCTGGAGGGCCTAGTTCACAGAAGTCAGCCCTGCTCCCGAGCTTCCCACCTCGTCTTGGTTATGGTTTAGTTGGGGGTGCCTATGGCTCTGTTGGCTCTGTAGGCACTGGATATGGTGGTTCTGGATTTGCACAA CCATTGATCTATGGAAGAGGACCTACTCCAACTGGCATGGCGATGATGCCAATGCTTTTGCCTGATGGAAGAATCGGATATGTCTT GCAACAACCAGGGGGACAGCCCAACACCCCGCCGCAGCCGCAGAGAGGTGGCAAGAGTGGTGGTGGAGGAGGTTCAAGTGGTGGACGACGTGGCAATGATAATGGTCGGGGACGCAGCCGATACAATCCCTACTAA